One window from the genome of Microbacterium sulfonylureivorans encodes:
- a CDS encoding vitamin K epoxide reductase family protein, whose amino-acid sequence MPLQQTHTRPKALAVWLIIAGVIGWWAAFQLTVEKFHLLADPDAIASCDLSPLVQCTENLDSWQGSVFGFPNPILGLTGWVAPIVVGVAILAGARFARWFWWLFEVGMLFAFCFVIWLISQSIFELGTLCPWCMVTWVVTIPTFYAVTLHLLRSGIVPVPSGVRKAAETLMGWVPLLAVVSYAIVAIIAQVQLDALQRIFQG is encoded by the coding sequence ATGCCGCTGCAGCAGACGCACACCCGCCCGAAGGCTCTGGCCGTCTGGCTCATCATCGCCGGCGTGATCGGCTGGTGGGCGGCCTTCCAGCTCACGGTCGAGAAGTTCCACCTGCTCGCCGATCCCGATGCCATCGCGTCGTGCGACCTCAGTCCGCTGGTGCAGTGCACCGAGAACCTCGACTCGTGGCAGGGCAGCGTGTTCGGCTTCCCGAACCCCATCCTCGGCCTCACCGGGTGGGTCGCACCGATCGTCGTCGGCGTCGCCATCCTCGCTGGTGCTCGGTTCGCCCGCTGGTTCTGGTGGCTCTTCGAGGTCGGGATGCTGTTCGCGTTCTGCTTCGTGATCTGGCTGATCAGCCAGAGCATCTTCGAGCTCGGCACACTGTGCCCGTGGTGCATGGTGACGTGGGTCGTGACCATCCCGACGTTCTACGCGGTGACCCTGCACCTCCTGCGCTCGGGCATCGTCCCCGTGCCCTCGGGCGTCCGGAAGGCGGCCGAGACGCTCATGGGATGGGTGCCGCTCCTCGCCGTGGTCAGCTACGCCATCGTCGCGATCATCGCCCAGGTCCAGCTGGACGCGCTCCAGCGGATCTTCCAGGGCTGA